One region of Chitinophaga varians genomic DNA includes:
- a CDS encoding SPFH domain-containing protein, which translates to MENTPVLKWALLIGLPILCLIMYKVILRIFFGVVIVPEDRIGLVTKKFVLFGKQELPEGRILATQGEAGFQAQTLAPGVYFWKWMWQYAITFQPFTIIPTGKIGLVLAKDGAELPTGSILARKVSCDMFQDTVAFLENGGCKGRQTGIMTPGSYRINTFIFEVEITDMVSIPENAVGIVTTLEGKALEVGAIAGKTIPQHNNFQDVDAFLEKGGYKGLQEQVILAGSYFINPWFAKMEIVRMTEIAIGHVGVVISFVGSDGVDISGVEFKHGNIVAKGTKGVWAEPLGPGKYPINPYIMKVELVPTTNLVLNWASARSEAHQLDKNLSTITVRSKDGFTFNLDVSQIIHIPTTEAPKVIARFGNMSNLVTQVLEPTIGNYFRNSAQGADVISFLTSRKERQNAAKEHIGQVLDQYNVFGVDTLIGDIVPPESLMKTLTDRKIAEEQKVTYETQRQAQETRQSLEKETAVAEMQKEIVKADQGVLIAERIADASVKKATGDANSVRLQATAESDRMKLLASGEAEKVRLLAKADADRTEWTAKAEAEKISLTGKAEAEKILAIGQSSAESYKLAVEAMGGENFTRLKVMEAIGNQHIRIMPDVLIGGGEGANGPISGLLGLKLLEEISNKQTTIANASPSADSETK; encoded by the coding sequence ATGGAAAACACCCCTGTATTAAAATGGGCATTGCTCATTGGCCTGCCTATTCTATGCCTGATTATGTACAAAGTCATTCTTCGTATATTCTTCGGCGTTGTCATTGTCCCTGAAGACCGTATTGGTCTCGTAACGAAAAAATTTGTGCTGTTTGGTAAACAGGAACTGCCTGAAGGGCGCATCCTGGCCACTCAGGGCGAAGCCGGCTTTCAGGCGCAAACACTGGCCCCCGGCGTATATTTCTGGAAATGGATGTGGCAATACGCCATCACCTTTCAGCCTTTTACCATTATTCCCACCGGTAAAATAGGACTGGTGCTGGCAAAAGACGGCGCAGAACTACCTACCGGCTCGATCCTCGCCCGCAAAGTCAGCTGTGACATGTTCCAGGACACCGTGGCCTTCCTCGAAAACGGCGGCTGCAAAGGCCGGCAGACAGGTATTATGACACCCGGCTCTTACCGTATCAACACATTCATCTTTGAGGTGGAAATCACTGATATGGTGTCCATCCCGGAAAATGCCGTCGGTATTGTGACCACGCTGGAAGGGAAAGCCCTCGAGGTCGGCGCGATCGCCGGTAAAACCATCCCGCAGCACAACAACTTCCAGGATGTGGACGCTTTCCTCGAAAAAGGCGGCTATAAAGGATTACAAGAGCAAGTCATCCTCGCAGGTTCCTATTTTATCAACCCCTGGTTCGCTAAAATGGAGATCGTTCGCATGACGGAAATAGCCATCGGCCACGTAGGCGTCGTGATCTCTTTCGTGGGCAGCGACGGTGTAGACATCAGCGGCGTTGAATTCAAACACGGCAACATCGTGGCGAAAGGCACCAAAGGCGTATGGGCTGAACCGTTAGGTCCTGGTAAATATCCGATCAACCCGTACATCATGAAAGTGGAACTGGTGCCTACCACCAACCTGGTGCTCAACTGGGCCTCCGCCAGAAGCGAAGCGCACCAGCTCGACAAAAACCTCTCCACCATCACTGTACGGAGCAAGGACGGTTTTACTTTCAACCTTGATGTATCACAAATCATTCACATCCCTACTACGGAAGCACCGAAAGTGATTGCCCGCTTTGGTAATATGAGCAACCTCGTCACACAGGTACTGGAACCCACCATCGGCAACTACTTCCGCAACTCCGCCCAGGGCGCTGACGTGATCAGTTTCCTGACCAGCCGTAAGGAAAGGCAGAACGCAGCTAAAGAACACATTGGTCAGGTGCTGGACCAGTACAACGTCTTCGGTGTAGACACCCTTATCGGCGACATCGTGCCACCAGAAAGCCTGATGAAAACACTGACCGACCGTAAAATTGCGGAAGAACAAAAAGTAACCTACGAAACACAGCGCCAGGCACAGGAAACACGGCAGTCGCTCGAAAAGGAAACAGCGGTGGCAGAAATGCAGAAAGAGATCGTGAAGGCAGACCAGGGCGTGCTCATCGCGGAAAGAATCGCAGACGCCTCTGTGAAAAAAGCCACCGGTGACGCCAACAGCGTACGCCTGCAGGCCACCGCGGAAAGCGACAGGATGAAACTGCTGGCCAGTGGTGAAGCCGAGAAAGTAAGGCTCCTTGCCAAAGCCGATGCAGACCGCACCGAATGGACAGCCAAAGCGGAAGCGGAAAAAATATCCCTTACCGGTAAAGCGGAAGCGGAAAAAATCCTCGCTATCGGCCAGTCCAGCGCCGAATCCTATAAACTCGCGGTGGAAGCCATGGGCGGAGAAAACTTCACCCGGTTAAAAGTGATGGAAGCTATTGGCAACCAACATATCCGCATCATGCCGGATGTGCTGATTGGTGGCGGTGAAGGCGCTAACGGCCCTATCAGCGGACTGCTGGGACTGAAATTACTGGAAGAGATATCCAACAAACAAACGACGATAGCCAATGCTTCTCCTTCCGCCGATTCAGAAACCAAATAA
- a CDS encoding ROK family protein: MKSSMALGIDIGGSHITAALVNLEKRTIDTDSWHRTRVDSQGSAAEIIDAWAVVINDAFKDTPAGDRYIGIGMPGPFDYELGISRMKDQHKYDALYDLNVKNMLAAKLELDPSRIRFINDAGCFLQGEVFSGAGRNYQHVIGLTLGTGLGSATFHGGLAQDADRWCTPYRDGIAEDYLSTRWFVKRYQELTGKTVKDVKELTTYIHTDATVQQIFDEFAFNLATFLTGFIRDESPEAIVIGGNIAQAADLFFPAVTRELAKHNYHLPLLVASLGEQAAILGAASIWYE, from the coding sequence ATGAAAAGTTCCATGGCATTAGGAATTGATATCGGCGGGTCTCATATCACAGCAGCATTGGTGAACCTGGAAAAAAGAACAATTGATACGGATTCCTGGCACCGTACGCGCGTCGACTCACAGGGCAGCGCAGCCGAAATAATTGACGCATGGGCGGTCGTGATCAATGACGCTTTTAAGGATACACCTGCCGGCGACCGGTACATTGGTATTGGTATGCCCGGTCCTTTTGACTATGAGCTGGGTATCAGCCGGATGAAAGACCAGCATAAGTATGACGCGCTCTATGATCTCAACGTAAAGAATATGCTGGCGGCCAAATTGGAGCTGGACCCATCCAGGATACGTTTTATCAATGACGCAGGTTGTTTCCTGCAGGGAGAAGTGTTTAGTGGCGCGGGACGCAATTATCAGCATGTGATTGGCCTCACCCTCGGCACCGGCCTCGGCTCCGCAACTTTCCACGGCGGCCTGGCACAGGATGCTGACCGCTGGTGCACACCCTACCGCGATGGCATCGCAGAAGACTACCTGTCAACCCGCTGGTTTGTGAAAAGATACCAGGAACTGACTGGTAAAACAGTGAAAGACGTAAAAGAACTGACCACCTATATTCATACAGACGCTACTGTTCAGCAGATATTCGACGAATTCGCCTTTAATCTGGCGACCTTCCTGACCGGTTTTATCCGTGATGAATCACCGGAAGCCATCGTTATCGGAGGTAATATTGCACAGGCTGCAGACCTGTTCTTTCCTGCTGTCACACGTGAACTGGCGAAACACAACTACCATTTGCCATTGCTGGTTGCCTCTCTCGGCGAACAAGCCGCTATCCTCGGCGCTGCCAGCATCTGGTACGAATAA
- a CDS encoding NAD(P)-dependent oxidoreductase: METIGFIGAGNLGTPIVTNLLKAGYKVKVYNRTREKALPLEALGAELVSSPAAAAVPGGIVISLVADDKAVESVAGDELLQALGHGGIHVSMSTISPDTSRVLAAHHQKQGVTYVAAPVFARPEAAAAKVGNSVISGPAAAKERIRPLLEAGFAKNIFDLGEDVGSANVLKLMGNFMIAGAIEMMAEAFALGEKNGVDPKVAYEMLTTTLFATPIFRGYGSMVIDRTYVGNPAFSAPLGLKDMNLVLQTATRSHTPMPLAQLVQSRLMTVVARDVKDADWTALAMGALEDAGLKS; the protein is encoded by the coding sequence ATGGAAACCATTGGATTTATCGGTGCCGGTAATCTGGGAACGCCGATCGTGACCAACCTGTTAAAAGCAGGCTATAAAGTAAAAGTATACAACCGTACCCGTGAGAAGGCGCTGCCACTGGAAGCGCTGGGGGCGGAGCTGGTGAGCAGCCCGGCGGCGGCGGCGGTGCCGGGAGGTATTGTGATCAGCCTGGTGGCCGACGACAAGGCGGTAGAGAGCGTGGCGGGGGATGAGTTATTACAGGCCCTCGGTCATGGCGGTATTCACGTATCGATGAGCACTATTTCGCCGGATACTTCCCGTGTACTGGCAGCACATCACCAGAAGCAGGGTGTTACCTATGTGGCGGCGCCGGTGTTTGCCCGTCCGGAAGCGGCGGCGGCGAAGGTGGGCAATTCGGTGATATCCGGTCCTGCGGCCGCTAAAGAAAGGATAAGACCTTTACTGGAAGCCGGCTTTGCCAAAAATATTTTTGATTTGGGGGAAGATGTGGGAAGTGCCAATGTGCTGAAGCTGATGGGCAACTTTATGATTGCCGGGGCTATCGAAATGATGGCGGAAGCTTTTGCTTTGGGAGAGAAAAACGGCGTAGACCCGAAAGTGGCTTATGAAATGCTGACCACCACCTTGTTTGCGACGCCCATTTTCCGTGGTTATGGCAGCATGGTGATAGACCGTACGTATGTAGGTAATCCGGCTTTCAGCGCTCCGCTGGGATTAAAAGACATGAACCTGGTATTGCAGACTGCTACCCGTTCTCATACCCCGATGCCACTGGCCCAGCTGGTACAGTCCCGGCTCATGACCGTGGTAGCGCGGGACGTAAAAGATGCTGACTGGACCGCCCTGGCAATGGGTGCGCTGGAAGATGCCGGCCTGAAGAGCTAG
- a CDS encoding DoxX family protein: protein MKIVPLLGRILFALIFVMSGINHVGGAGADYAAASGVPAANIMVRLAGLLSLVGGLSVLLGYKAKIGAWLVVIFLVPVTFAMHKFWGIPDPMAAQMQMAMFMKNVALIGSALLIAYFGAGPLSIDNKS from the coding sequence ATGAAAATTGTTCCACTGTTGGGGCGTATCCTGTTTGCGCTCATCTTTGTAATGTCAGGTATCAATCACGTTGGCGGCGCCGGCGCCGACTATGCAGCAGCTTCCGGCGTACCGGCAGCTAACATTATGGTCCGGTTGGCGGGGTTACTTTCGCTGGTAGGCGGCCTGAGCGTATTGCTGGGCTATAAGGCCAAAATCGGGGCATGGCTGGTCGTGATATTCCTGGTGCCGGTCACATTTGCCATGCACAAATTCTGGGGTATACCTGATCCAATGGCAGCACAGATGCAGATGGCCATGTTTATGAAAAATGTGGCACTTATAGGCAGTGCACTGCTGATCGCTTACTTCGGCGCCGGGCCACTGAGTATAGACAATAAATCATAA
- a CDS encoding TonB-dependent receptor has product MHLKLLFFLTSILLCSPAFSQNQHVTGKVTNASTGTPLEGITVRIKSVAKGTQTNKDGIYQLDVPAGASLEFSAIGFNTVETNVNGRTEINIQLVSTATELTQIVLVGTRGGGRAKTETPVPVDVISVNQAGLPSAKMELTSLLNAAAPSFNYNKQSGSDGADQIDLATLRGLGPDQTLVLINGKRRHQTAFVSVFGTRGRGNSGTDLNAIPEAAIDRVEILRDGASAQYGSDAIAGVINIILKKDVNHLTFNAGYAGYYDHKYNTYFKRELQQYEYNNAIDGNTVTLGANYGVPIGKHNGFINFSGNFLRQGKTFRQVLDTNLNNTNGLPINTGRRAHGDGSVTSGGGMVNMEVPVGSSNTTVYAFGGYNYKSSDAYAYTRTFHGFNPLSSGHADRFPTSPNGSLIFYPGIMESIPTPGDVPDTVYNPHIQTHIQDVSLAAGVKGSTGNNWKWDLSNTFGRNDFRFFGDKTFNASLGSSTPTHFKDGGFSFTQNTANLTFSKDIPHIGEAFNLAIGAEYRYEQYKIYAGEEASYTNYDPTFNKATGAQGFPGYRPTDVVKADRSNFAGFVDAEWDITRRFLLGGAVRVENYSDFGFTSNYKLAARFKAAPGFNIRGSVSTGYRAPSLQQINYSSQFTNVQGGRITEVKIAPNNNPITKAAGIPDLKQEKSVNASLGFSLKPISDLTITVDGYLVKVKDRIVLSGQFNAGDSTLDKDFQNALKALHIDNAQFFANAVNTTNYGLDMVVDYNKKWNNQHFRILFTGNIQHMNIDKINVPDKLNDSYLHRGEFFSEREQHFVLASAPPAKLGLNVEYGIKKVSVGARVTYFGKIVLLGYGFAGDPAKEGTGLPGDPNLEGTGISPLVALDKDGTLVPEQFNYKGKAVTDLYASYRFSSHVSWFLGADNIFNVHPDLGYVPGAKLSAYDGETGGPWDAVQMGFNGIRLFTKIALSF; this is encoded by the coding sequence ATGCACCTCAAACTCCTGTTTTTTTTAACCAGCATCCTGCTATGCTCCCCTGCATTCAGCCAAAATCAACATGTTACCGGTAAGGTAACAAATGCTTCCACCGGCACTCCCCTGGAAGGCATCACCGTCAGAATCAAGTCTGTTGCCAAAGGCACGCAAACCAACAAGGATGGTATCTATCAACTGGATGTGCCCGCGGGCGCAAGCCTTGAATTCAGCGCCATCGGATTTAACACGGTGGAAACCAACGTAAACGGCCGTACGGAGATTAACATCCAGCTTGTTTCCACTGCCACCGAGCTGACACAGATCGTACTCGTCGGCACCCGCGGCGGTGGCCGCGCTAAAACGGAAACGCCTGTACCGGTAGACGTGATCAGCGTTAACCAGGCAGGACTGCCCAGCGCCAAAATGGAACTGACGTCACTGCTCAATGCAGCGGCGCCTTCTTTTAATTACAACAAACAAAGCGGCAGTGACGGCGCCGACCAGATAGACCTCGCCACTTTGCGCGGGCTGGGCCCGGACCAGACCCTGGTGCTCATCAACGGAAAACGACGGCACCAAACCGCTTTCGTGTCCGTATTCGGTACCCGCGGCCGCGGTAACTCCGGCACCGACCTCAATGCCATCCCGGAAGCGGCCATCGACCGCGTGGAGATACTCCGCGACGGGGCTTCCGCCCAATACGGCTCTGACGCCATCGCCGGCGTTATCAACATCATCCTGAAAAAAGACGTCAACCACCTGACTTTCAACGCCGGTTATGCCGGTTACTACGACCATAAATACAACACCTATTTCAAACGTGAATTACAACAATATGAATACAATAACGCGATAGATGGTAACACCGTTACCCTCGGCGCCAATTACGGCGTGCCTATCGGTAAACACAACGGTTTTATCAATTTCTCCGGTAATTTCCTGAGACAGGGTAAAACCTTCCGCCAGGTGCTGGACACTAACCTTAATAACACAAACGGCCTGCCCATCAATACCGGCCGCCGCGCCCATGGCGACGGCTCCGTTACTTCCGGAGGAGGCATGGTCAACATGGAAGTGCCAGTAGGCAGCAGCAACACTACCGTGTATGCCTTCGGCGGCTACAATTACAAATCGTCTGACGCGTACGCCTATACGAGAACATTCCACGGTTTCAATCCGCTTTCCAGCGGGCATGCCGACAGGTTTCCCACCAGCCCCAACGGCAGCCTGATATTTTACCCGGGCATTATGGAAAGCATTCCTACCCCCGGCGATGTGCCCGACACCGTTTATAATCCACACATACAAACGCATATACAGGACGTCTCCCTGGCAGCAGGCGTAAAAGGCAGCACCGGTAACAACTGGAAATGGGACCTTAGCAATACTTTCGGCAGGAATGACTTCCGTTTCTTCGGCGACAAAACCTTTAACGCCTCCCTGGGCAGCAGTACCCCTACCCATTTTAAAGATGGTGGTTTCTCTTTCACCCAAAACACGGCCAACCTCACTTTTTCCAAAGATATTCCACACATCGGCGAAGCATTCAACCTGGCCATCGGTGCAGAATACCGCTATGAACAATACAAAATATACGCCGGCGAAGAAGCCTCCTACACCAACTACGATCCCACCTTCAACAAGGCCACCGGCGCACAGGGCTTTCCCGGCTATCGCCCCACGGACGTGGTAAAAGCAGACCGCTCCAATTTCGCGGGATTTGTAGATGCCGAATGGGATATTACCCGCAGATTCCTGCTGGGCGGCGCCGTAAGAGTGGAAAACTACAGCGACTTCGGCTTTACCAGCAACTACAAACTGGCGGCCCGCTTTAAAGCAGCACCGGGATTTAATATCCGCGGCTCCGTCAGCACCGGCTACCGCGCCCCTTCCCTGCAACAGATCAACTACAGTTCACAATTCACTAACGTACAGGGTGGCCGCATCACCGAAGTAAAAATAGCGCCCAACAATAATCCAATTACCAAAGCCGCCGGCATCCCGGACCTGAAACAGGAAAAATCCGTTAACGCCAGCCTCGGCTTCTCCCTTAAACCCATTTCTGATCTTACCATCACCGTGGACGGTTACCTGGTAAAAGTAAAAGACCGCATCGTACTGTCCGGACAGTTCAACGCCGGCGACTCCACGCTGGACAAAGACTTTCAGAACGCGCTGAAAGCCCTCCACATCGACAATGCACAGTTTTTTGCCAACGCCGTCAACACCACCAACTACGGCCTCGACATGGTGGTAGACTACAACAAAAAATGGAACAACCAGCACTTCCGCATACTGTTTACCGGTAACATTCAACACATGAACATCGATAAAATCAATGTGCCCGATAAACTGAACGACAGCTATCTTCACCGGGGCGAATTTTTCAGCGAAAGAGAACAACACTTTGTGCTGGCCTCCGCCCCACCGGCCAAGCTGGGCCTTAATGTGGAATACGGCATCAAAAAAGTCAGTGTAGGCGCCCGCGTTACCTACTTCGGTAAAATCGTACTGCTGGGTTACGGCTTCGCCGGCGACCCCGCCAAAGAAGGCACCGGCCTGCCCGGCGATCCTAACCTGGAAGGCACCGGCATCAGCCCCCTCGTCGCACTGGACAAAGACGGTACTCTGGTTCCCGAACAGTTCAACTATAAAGGCAAAGCCGTTACCGACCTGTACGCCAGCTATCGTTTCTCTTCCCATGTCAGCTGGTTCCTCGGAGCAGACAACATCTTCAATGTACACCCCGACCTTGGCTATGTCCCCGGCGCTAAACTGTCAGCCTATGACGGCGAAACAGGCGGACCCTGGGATGCCGTGCAGATGGGCTTTAACGGCATACGGCTGTTTACGAAAATTGCATTGAGCTTTTGA
- a CDS encoding winged helix-turn-helix transcriptional regulator, whose translation MRKENSTNAINERILNGLCQTAHTLSVIGGRWKPTILWRLLEGKMRYHELKKSISGISERVLVLQLRELENDQLIKRIIYPEVPPRVEYELTPLGRSLESLLEHMCTWGEMHRNTTRQAGELAVSKN comes from the coding sequence ATGCGGAAAGAAAACTCAACGAATGCGATCAATGAACGGATACTCAATGGCTTATGCCAGACAGCCCATACCCTTTCCGTGATTGGCGGAAGATGGAAACCGACCATCCTCTGGCGATTGCTGGAAGGCAAAATGCGTTACCATGAACTGAAAAAATCTATATCTGGTATATCTGAGAGAGTGCTGGTGCTGCAGTTAAGAGAGCTGGAAAATGATCAGCTGATAAAACGGATTATTTATCCGGAAGTGCCGCCCCGCGTGGAATATGAATTAACCCCACTGGGACGGTCACTCGAAAGTTTGTTGGAGCATATGTGCACCTGGGGCGAAATGCACCGGAACACCACCCGTCAGGCAGGGGAACTGGCAGTCAGCAAAAACTAG
- a CDS encoding ABC transporter permease, with product MFKNYLKTAWQKLRSHRSYAVINTIGLAVGIAACLLIFILIRYETSFDNFHHNRDRIYRVVSATQTPAGINYSMGSAFPVAEALRLDYPQLEQVARIYERKGKQVAVVNDNSHGTTKKFKENIFFAEPQLFDIFNFPFLSGDAKTALSEPNTVVLTQAIAEKYFGDWHAALGQFIRYDNSQVCKVTGILKNIPANTDFPVQVVFSFKNAGQEDIANDWVSQDGSLNTFVVLPRNMTVPHFDDNLKEFVKKHTPPEYSNQGYLLQPLSNIHYESAFGTYSGATFSRELITALSSIGLFLLLIACINFINLSTAQIVGRSKEIGVRKVLGGSRAQLIIQFLSETFLITLISVAIAVLIALLVIPLLNNLLQTPLKIQPDLSLVAFLFSITIAVTLLSGIYPAIVLSGFNPVTALKSKFTNRATGGLSLRRGLVVFQFAIAQALIIGTFIVVSQMDFFQHTDMGFDKDAIVMVPIPNDTARQAKMETLKARLQQQAGVKSVSLSAFSPMDLASWQSDFRFDNALKKSGFMTDLKWADADYFKTYNIRFIAGAPYNQADTVGGFVINEMMVKKLGFKNPEDVLGKKIDFWDGAIKAPVVGVVKNFNGQSLKDEMMPMVLASYKTTYRLINIKMEAGHMGQTLAAIERIWTGASPDFIYEYQFLDDKIASFYKRESQLSQLYKIFAGIAIFISCLGLYGFVSFMAVQRTKEVGIRKVLGASVINIVYLFSKEFTLLIGIAFLIAAPLAYYFMHQWLQHFAYRINIGVGIFLLTILSAEVIAWLTVGYQAVKAAVVNPVKSLKAE from the coding sequence ATGTTTAAAAATTACCTGAAAACAGCCTGGCAAAAATTACGCAGCCATAGGTCATATGCTGTAATTAACACGATCGGGTTAGCAGTGGGCATTGCTGCTTGTCTGCTTATTTTTATATTGATTCGATATGAAACCAGCTTTGACAATTTTCATCACAACAGGGACCGCATTTACAGGGTAGTGTCGGCAACCCAAACGCCGGCTGGTATAAACTATTCCATGGGCAGCGCTTTTCCGGTGGCGGAAGCATTGCGGCTTGATTATCCTCAGCTGGAACAGGTGGCACGCATCTATGAAAGAAAGGGGAAACAGGTAGCAGTGGTAAACGATAACTCCCACGGCACTACGAAAAAGTTCAAGGAAAATATATTCTTCGCCGAACCGCAGCTGTTTGACATTTTTAATTTTCCTTTCCTGTCCGGAGACGCAAAGACCGCCCTGTCAGAACCCAACACAGTGGTGCTTACGCAGGCTATTGCGGAAAAATACTTTGGAGACTGGCATGCGGCCCTTGGGCAATTCATCAGGTATGATAACAGCCAGGTTTGCAAAGTAACAGGCATTCTGAAAAATATCCCGGCTAACACAGATTTTCCCGTGCAAGTGGTTTTTTCCTTTAAAAACGCCGGGCAGGAGGATATCGCTAATGACTGGGTCAGCCAGGATGGATCGTTAAATACTTTTGTCGTACTTCCCCGGAATATGACAGTGCCACATTTTGATGATAACCTGAAAGAATTTGTAAAAAAACACACGCCTCCTGAATATAGCAATCAGGGGTATTTATTGCAGCCGTTAAGTAATATCCACTATGAGAGTGCGTTTGGGACCTACAGCGGAGCCACTTTCAGCAGGGAACTGATTACCGCGCTCAGTTCAATAGGTTTGTTCCTGTTGTTGATTGCATGCATAAACTTTATCAATCTGTCTACAGCCCAGATCGTAGGCCGGTCCAAGGAAATTGGTGTCAGGAAGGTTTTGGGAGGCAGCAGGGCGCAACTGATCATACAGTTTCTGAGTGAAACATTTCTGATCACGCTTATTTCGGTAGCGATAGCTGTTTTAATAGCGTTGCTCGTAATACCATTGCTTAACAATCTTCTGCAAACACCGCTAAAAATACAGCCTGATCTTTCTTTGGTGGCGTTTCTTTTTAGCATCACCATTGCTGTTACGCTTTTGTCGGGTATTTATCCTGCGATTGTCTTGTCCGGATTTAATCCTGTCACCGCGCTGAAAAGTAAGTTTACCAACAGGGCTACCGGGGGACTTTCCCTGAGAAGGGGACTGGTGGTTTTCCAGTTTGCCATTGCACAGGCTTTGATCATTGGGACATTCATTGTTGTCAGTCAAATGGATTTTTTCCAGCATACAGACATGGGTTTTGATAAAGACGCCATTGTAATGGTACCTATCCCCAACGACACGGCCCGTCAGGCAAAAATGGAGACATTAAAGGCCCGGCTGCAACAACAGGCCGGTGTTAAAAGCGTGAGTTTAAGTGCTTTCAGTCCAATGGACCTGGCCAGTTGGCAAAGTGATTTCAGGTTTGATAACGCTTTAAAAAAATCGGGCTTCATGACGGACCTGAAATGGGCGGATGCTGACTATTTTAAAACGTATAATATCCGTTTCATCGCAGGAGCGCCTTATAACCAGGCCGACACTGTCGGCGGGTTTGTGATCAACGAGATGATGGTGAAGAAATTAGGCTTTAAGAATCCTGAAGATGTTCTTGGGAAAAAAATTGACTTTTGGGATGGCGCTATAAAGGCGCCGGTGGTAGGGGTCGTGAAAAATTTTAACGGGCAGTCGCTGAAGGATGAAATGATGCCGATGGTGCTTGCCTCATACAAAACAACATACCGCCTAATCAATATCAAGATGGAAGCCGGGCATATGGGGCAAACCCTGGCCGCCATTGAGCGGATTTGGACCGGGGCCAGTCCTGATTTTATATACGAATACCAGTTCCTCGATGATAAGATTGCCAGCTTTTACAAGCGGGAAAGCCAGCTCTCGCAGTTGTACAAGATATTTGCAGGCATTGCCATTTTTATTTCCTGTCTTGGCTTGTATGGCTTTGTGTCATTTATGGCAGTACAGCGTACCAAAGAAGTGGGCATCAGGAAAGTATTGGGCGCATCTGTCATCAACATCGTTTACCTGTTCTCCAAAGAGTTCACGTTGCTGATAGGCATCGCGTTTTTAATTGCTGCGCCGCTGGCTTATTATTTCATGCATCAATGGTTGCAGCATTTTGCCTACCGGATAAATATTGGTGTCGGTATATTTTTACTGACTATTCTCAGTGCGGAGGTGATTGCGTGGCTGACTGTCGGCTACCAAGCGGTGAAAGCGGCGGTAGTGAACCCGGTGAAGAGTCTCAAGGCGGAGTAA
- a CDS encoding DUF962 domain-containing protein has protein sequence MKTIQQWLDDYGTSHRNETNKLIHWICVPAIFFSIVGFLYAIRIPLPGTRTVLTVAQIALVLLIIYYVRLSASLAVGMTIIGILCLWLWRLIAATGSPVWLVALIIFVLAWIGQFIGHKIEGAKPSFFKDLQFLLIGPAWLLSFIYRKAGIKL, from the coding sequence ATGAAAACGATCCAACAATGGCTGGATGACTACGGCACCAGTCATCGCAACGAGACCAACAAACTCATTCACTGGATTTGTGTACCGGCTATATTCTTCAGTATTGTGGGCTTTTTATATGCTATCCGCATTCCGCTGCCCGGTACAAGGACAGTGCTGACAGTAGCGCAGATAGCGCTGGTATTGCTCATCATTTATTATGTACGGCTGTCGGCCTCGCTGGCAGTGGGCATGACTATCATAGGCATCCTTTGTTTGTGGCTGTGGCGGCTGATTGCAGCCACCGGCTCGCCCGTCTGGCTGGTAGCCCTTATCATTTTTGTGCTGGCATGGATCGGGCAGTTCATCGGCCATAAGATAGAAGGCGCCAAACCCAGCTTTTTTAAAGACCTGCAGTTTCTGCTCATCGGTCCGGCATGGCTGCTGAGTTTTATCTACCGGAAAGCGGGCATCAAACTATAA